In Amaranthus tricolor cultivar Red isolate AtriRed21 chromosome 5, ASM2621246v1, whole genome shotgun sequence, a genomic segment contains:
- the LOC130813837 gene encoding amino acid transporter AVT1A-like, producing the protein MEDNQFVSEELFFHVDEESDNLDQSDDHHDSSSINDGESSIHDYGSSVVFDGPQSYSEQWPKSYKETTDSISIAASPSGLNLLKQAQNITQSIHQSITNLSLHDVEAKSPLLILHDKSKEQSDSTITLSNYNFTKISEQNIPYGCSVTQTVFNGFSVFVGIGLLSVPSTIEHGGWASMGLLPLYAGICMFTSYLITRCMQHNKCIITFPDLGEAAFGNYGRVFVSIIFYIELYFSCVEFIILEADNSAKLFPNASFHWGDFYLSPVHFLGIVTALIVLPICYLRDFRKISFISAGGVIGVACIAFSLILVGVTEDIGFHQNGPLVKWNGLPYALGVFGFCYSGHSVLPNLYHSMSNKNNFLKAMAIIFVLSLSIYFLVAISGFLMFGEDTNSQVTLNLPANVSPTTITLWMTVLSPLFKYPLLLNPLARSLEELLPPHLSNSWWCIIPLRTTLVASSVCVAFLVPFFGYVMAFAGSLLCILTSIVVPTLVYIKLFRNLSLTEMTTCYAVVWMGFFVAMFGTYSSVCNIIRSYQHNP; encoded by the exons ATGGAAGATAATCAATTTGTTTCTGAAGAATTATTCTTCCATGTGGATGAAGAATCAGACAATTTGGATCAATCTGATGATCATCATGATTCGTCTTCAATCAACGATGGAGAAAGTTCGATTCATGACTATGGAAGCAGTGTCGTCTTTGATGGTCCTCAATCTTATTCGGAACAATGGCCTAAAAGTTATAA GGAAACAACTGATTCAATCTCAATTGCTGCATCACCAAGTGGACTCAACCTTCTAAAACAAGCACAAAACATAACTCAAAGTATACACCAAAGCATTACCAATCTATCTTTGCATGATGTAGAGGCCAAGTCTCCTTTACTTATCCTTCATGATAAATCTAAAGAACAGTCGGATAGTACTATAACATTGTCTAACTATAACTTCACCAAGATTTCTGAGCAAAACATTCCTTATGGATGCAGTGTTACACAAACTGTCTTCAATG GGTTCAGTGTATTTGTTGGCATTGGACTTCTATCGGTACCATCAACAATAGAACATGGAGGTTGGGCAAGTATGGGATTACTACCTCTTTATGCAGGAATATGCATGTTTACCAGCTATCTCATCACAAGATGTATGCAACACAACAAATGCATTATCACTTTTCCTGACCTAGGAGAAGCAGCATTCGGAAACTATGGTCGTGTTTTTGTATCA ATTATCTTCTACATCGAGTTATAT TTTAGTTGTGTGGAGTTCATAATACTGGAAGCAGATAATTCTGCCAAATTATTCCCTAATGCTTCCTTTCATTGGGGTGATTTTTACCTTAGCCCCGTTCACTTTCTTGGCATAGTAACTGCTCTTATTGTTCTACCAATTTGCTATCTTAGAGATTTTCGCAAAATCTCTTTCATTTCTG CGGGTGGAGTAATTGGAGTAGCATGCATAGCGTTTTCGCTAATCTTAGTAGGAGTAACAGAGGATATTGGATTTCATCAAAACGGTCCTCTAGTGAAATGGAATGGCCTTCCTTATGCCCTTGGTGTGTTTGGTTTTTGTTACTCTGGTCATTCTGTGCTTCCAAATTTGTATCATTCAATGTCAAATAAGAACAATTTTCTTAAAGCCATGGCAATAAT TTTTGTGTTATCTCTCTCAATATATTTTCTTGTGGCGATTTCGGGATTTCTCATGTTTGGTGAAGATACAAACAGTCAAGTCACCCTTAATCTACCAGCAAATGTTTCTCCCACCACAATAACCTTATGGATGACA GTTTTAAGCCCCTTGTTCAAATATCCCTTGTTACTAAATCCATTGGCCAGGAGTCTAGAGGAATTGCTGCCACCACACCTATCCAATAGTTGGTGGTGCATAATTCCTTTGAGAACTACCCTTGTTGCTTCCAGTGTTTGTGTAGCTTTCCTTGTGCCCTTTTTTG GTTATGTCATGGCTTTCGCTGGATCACTATTATGCATTCTTACG TCCATCGTAGTGCCAACTCTCGTCTATATAAAACTCTTCAGAAACCTATCACTTACAGAG ATGACTACATGTTATGCAGTCGTGTGGATGGGCTTTTTCGTGGCAATGTTTGGGACATATTCTTCGGTGTGCAACATTATCCGGAGCTACCAACACAATCCTTAA
- the LOC130813838 gene encoding uncharacterized protein LOC130813838, giving the protein MKLNLSASSSTCKYPLLNPPLFNNPSSISRHFTKGWRLSSCKKHKFASIKAVNTTSWDEKPFEILPDGKRVYLDEQDVITFLDPPKELYPLDPSSYNPASYLWKKISDIPEERRHRLLYLLSPGLISAAWEVAGGRYDDAKLAKMSSSTLLAGENDGLSLEYWNGRKSGGPLPLGLFSYFQKALFRQNEGIYGRIIGVSQLARMATSSSPLYFTVKEAHEVMPTEQPCDLAYEFGDGLLDLRDYPEGFPLSAKHPWPFNDELVIYVRHLGPGVMVGQVWQEGLTLEQIPKKLCSEILMVKNYCA; this is encoded by the exons atgaaactaaatctCTCAGCTTCTTCCTCAACCTGTAAGTATCCTCTTCTTAACCCACCATTATTCAACAACCCTTCATCCATTTCCCGCCATTTCACAAAAG GTTGGAGATTATCATCATGCAAAAAGCACAAATTTGCATCAATCAAGGCTGTAAATACCACTTCATGGGATGAAAAACCCTTTGAAATACTTCCTGATGGTAAAAGGGTGTACTTAGATGAACAAGATGTTATCACTTTTCTTGACCCACCTAAGGAATTATATCCTTTAGACCCTTCTTCTTATAATCCTGCTTCTTATCTCTG GAAAAAAATTTCAGATATTCCGGAAGAAAGACGGCATCGATTGTTATACCTGCTGAGTCCTGG GCTTATTTCAGCTGCTTGGGAGGTTGCTGGTGGGCGCTACGACGATGCCAAGTTAGCTAAGATGAGCTCTTCTACTTTGCTAGCTGGTGAGAATGATGGCTTATCACTCGAATACTGGAACGGTCGTAAAAGTGGAG GACCGCTACCTCTAGGACTATTCAGTTATTTTCAGAAG GCTTTGTTTCGCCAAAACGAGGGAATTTATGGAAGAATAATTG GTGTGTCTCAACTTGCTCGGATGGCAACCTCTTCCAGTCCACTATATTTTACTGTAAAAGAAGCTCATGAAGTAATGCCTACAGAGCAACCTTGTGATCTGGCGTATGAATTTGGGGATGGACTCTTGGATCTTCGTGATTACCCAGAAGGTTTCCCATTGTCTG CCAAACATCCATGGCCTTTCAATGATGAGTTAGTTATATATGTTCGTCATCTTGGACCCGGAGTTATGGTTGGACAGGTATGGCAAGAAGGCCTAACATTGGAGCAGATACCCAAGAAGTTATGCAGTGAAATTCTCATGGTCAAAAATTACTGTGCGTAG
- the LOC130813585 gene encoding flavonol sulfotransferase-like, whose amino-acid sequence MEQNQKHQEILALEQEIKQELKEKCLPKTPFMGSEHVHLVKYENFWYGDQYIQSVLTLQRHFIAQDNDIILCSQPKTGTTWLKSLLFFLVNRSKYSIDQIPLLKHNPHELIHSLESVYGNLISYPKAHNLIELPSPRLFSTHMPYTSLPESIKASKTRVLYICRNPFDTFVSLYYFGSSFMKKQYGDDFDLPSIEDYFYDEFCQGVHPCGPFFDHILEFWKASLEQPDKVFFLKYEDLKEDPTSNLKRLAKFIGMPFSHEEESNGVVQEIIEFCSIKKMKELEVNKSKEVVENLYEKKTFFRKGKVGDWIHHFTPSMVEKMNSLMDEKFTLIDNKFSGFKLYG is encoded by the coding sequence ATGGAACAAAATCAAAAGCACCAAGAAATACTAGCCCTTGAGCAAGAAATCAAACAAGAGCTCAAGGAAAAATGTCTTCCAAAGACACCATTCATGGGAAGTGAACACGTTCACCTCGTAAAATATGAAAACTTTTGGTATGGTGATCAGTATATTCAAAGTGTCCTAACATTACAACGACACTTTATAGCTCAAGACAATGATATCATCTTATGTAGTCAACCCAAAACCGGTACTACTTGGTTGAAATCTTTGCTATTTTTTCTTGTGAATCGCTCCAAATATAGCATTGATCAAATCCCTTTGCTAAAACATAATCCACACGAACTAATTCATTCCCTTGAGAGTGTCTATGGTAATTTAATTTCATACCCTAAAGCTCATAACCTTATTGAACTTCCTTCACCAAGGCTCTTTAGTACCCATATGCCCTACACAAGTCTTCCTGAATCAATCAAGGCTTCTAAAACTCGGGTTTTATACATATGTCGAAATCCTTTTGACACATTTGTGTCATTGTATTACTTCGGTTCTAGCTTCATGAAGAAGCAATATGGAGATGATTTTGATCTTCCTTCTATTGAAGATTACTTTTATGATGAATTTTGTCAAGGGGTGCATCCTTGTGGACCTTTCTTTGACCATATACTCGAATTCTGGAAGGCGAGTTTAGAACAACCTGATAAGGTGTTCTTTCTTAAGTACGAGGATTTAAAGGAGGATCCTACGTCCAATCTTAAGAGGTTGGCTAAATTTATAGGCATGCCATTTTCTCATGAGGAAGAGAGTAATGGTGTTGTACAAGAGATTATTGAGTTTTGTAGCATTAAGAAAATGAAGGAGTTGGAGGTCAATAAGAGTAAAGAGGTTGTTGAAAATCTTTATGAAAAGAAGACATTCTTTAGGAAAGGAAAGGTCGGGGATTGGATTCATCATTTTACACCTAGTATGGTAGAAAAGATGAATTCATTGATGGAtgaaaaatttactttgatCGATAATAAATTTTCGGGTTTCAAACTATATGGCTGA